A region from the Lycium barbarum isolate Lr01 chromosome 8, ASM1917538v2, whole genome shotgun sequence genome encodes:
- the LOC132606409 gene encoding protein LNK1-like isoform X4: MHLIMCFLIPVTDENNGILHHCFKRKNMDSIDSEFCQNGSFLGNKKAAVGENSCSFPLGPSSLADDDLSFFDNNCVEEDTNDLLCYSWSEIGNFEDVDMMFSCDSTFGLGDGNENDLGWFSSSDAIKGFGGGFSDFKFQNPASNALENISGRLEVSRTKETGSSVSDSGTKNQSASDNMWPSQKDESAILSHLPFVNGSSNSESNLAPQKKININTNNGKHQNQLEGKRKGTYIEKGDALHKIDGLSAEKKYSTEATEPNVNLISSGSQQKNEAYEPETDYFNSSFPYMSDYSSSDQTALHPTSSITKSGNDGFMSLSPKDISASNHLHSMQHFPDPSFQMDTTSEKKAEKLLHHFGNNSDLEGISMRLPAELDSSIVLESTSISSRLDEVAEEAAGFHQLQCVTERGKRVYGHGKRHKPYRSINCTFALPQVFRLICSTWL, encoded by the exons ATGCACCTGATTATGTGTTTCCTAATACCTGTGACAGATGAAAATAATGGGATATTGCATCATTGCTTCAAACGTAAAAACATGGACTCCATTGACAGTGAATTCTGCCAAAATGGCTCATTTCTGGGTAACAAGAAAGCTGCAGTTGGAGAAAACTCGTGTAGCTTTCCACTTGGTCCCAGTTCTCTGGCAGATGATGATCTCAGTTTTTTTGACAACAATTGTGTGGAGGAAGACACGAATGATCTCTTGTGTTATAGCTGGTCTGAGATAGGGAACTTTGAGGATGTTGACATGATGTTCAG TTGTGATTCAACATTTGGACTTGGAGATGGAAATGAGAATGACCTTGGTTGGTTTTCATCATCAGATGCTATTAAAGGATTCGGAGGAGGATTTTCAGATTTTAAGTTTCAAAACCCAGCATCCAATGCACTGGAAAATATATCTGGCAGACTtgaagtttcaagaacaaagGAAACGGGCAGTTCAGTTAGTGATTCTGGCACTAAAAATCAATCAGCGAGCGATAACATGTGGCCCTCACAGAAAGATGAATCGGCCATTCTGAGCCATCTACCTTTTGTGAATGGATCAAGTAATTCAGAGTCTAATTTAGCGCCTCAAAAGAAG ATCAATATAAATACGAACAATGGAAAGCACCAGAATCAATTGGAAGGAAAGAGGAAAGGTACTTATATAGAAAAAGGTGATGCCTTGCATAAAATAGATGGCCTTTCTGCAGAGAAAAAATATTCTACTGAGGCCACTGAACCTAACGTCAATCTGATATCATCGGGTAGTCAGCAGAAAAATGAAGCTTATGAACCTGAGACTGATTACTTCAATAGTAGCTTTCCTTACATGTCTGATTACAGTAGTTCAGATCAGACTGCCCTTCACCCAACTTCATCGATTACTAAATCTGGAAATGATGGTTTCATGTCCCTTTCGCCCAAGGACATTTCTGCATCAAATCATCTGCATTCTATGCAGCACTTTCCTGATCCTTCTTTTCAGATGGATACAACAAGTGAAAAGAAGGCAGAGAAGCTACTTCACCATTTTGGAAACAACAGTGATCTGGAAGGCATTAGCATGAGACTTCCAGCAGAATTAGATTCCTCGATTGTACTAGAGAGCACTTCCATTAGTTCTAGGTTGGATGAAGTTGCAGAAGAAGCTGCTGGTTTTCACCAGCTTCAATGCGTCACAGAACGG